In one Chitinophaga sancti genomic region, the following are encoded:
- the atpG gene encoding ATP synthase F1 subunit gamma: protein MSGQLKEVRNRIKSTQSNLQITKAMKMVSAAKLRRAQDAILLMRPYAVKLQEMLSNIVSNSEGSLDLALAAERPVEKVLLIVITSDRGLCGAYNSNLIKLTKQVIREKYQEQFEKGRVTILPIGKKGWEHFAKNGYKMNETYWHLFAHLDFDHVKEAATVAMDGFTSGQYDAVEIIYSQFKNAATQFFISEQFLPIAKVEEKVSDSKGKKLAKADFIFEPEKDTLIAELMPKILNTQLYKAMLDANASEHGARMTAMDKATENANELLRNYKISYNRARQAAITTELTEIVSGAAALEG, encoded by the coding sequence ATGTCCGGTCAGCTTAAAGAAGTTCGCAACCGAATTAAGTCCACACAGTCCAACCTGCAGATTACAAAAGCCATGAAAATGGTGAGTGCTGCTAAACTGCGTCGTGCGCAGGATGCTATCTTACTCATGCGTCCTTATGCTGTTAAATTGCAGGAAATGTTGTCCAACATTGTTTCCAACAGTGAAGGCAGCCTCGACCTGGCATTGGCAGCAGAGCGTCCTGTTGAAAAGGTATTACTGATCGTAATAACCTCGGACAGAGGCTTATGTGGTGCTTACAATTCAAACCTGATCAAGCTGACTAAGCAGGTAATCCGTGAAAAATACCAGGAACAGTTTGAGAAAGGTCGTGTAACTATCCTGCCTATCGGTAAGAAGGGCTGGGAGCATTTTGCTAAGAATGGTTACAAAATGAACGAAACTTACTGGCACCTGTTTGCACACCTGGATTTCGATCATGTGAAGGAAGCTGCTACGGTAGCAATGGACGGTTTCACCAGTGGTCAGTATGATGCTGTTGAGATTATCTATAGCCAGTTCAAAAATGCTGCTACTCAGTTCTTTATATCTGAGCAATTCCTGCCTATCGCTAAAGTAGAGGAAAAAGTTTCAGATAGTAAGGGTAAGAAATTAGCGAAAGCGGACTTTATCTTCGAACCAGAGAAAGATACTTTGATTGCTGAGCTGATGCCTAAGATCCTGAATACTCAGTTGTACAAAGCGATGCTGGATGCAAATGCTTCTGAGCATGGTGCGCGTATGACTGCGATGGATAAGGCGACAGAAAATGCAAACGAACTGCTGCGTAATTACAAGATCAGCTACAACCGTGCACGTCAGGCAGCGATTACAACTGAGCTGACTGAGATCGTGAGTGGTGCAGCTGCGCTGGAAGGCTAA
- a CDS encoding cell division protein ZapA: MEPLIPINIIVADRSYRIKIKPEEEEEVRRTMKEVNEKIIEFKTAYAGKDLQDYIAMALIMYATHPVTHGGKVQAGLQPFLEEKLQHLETLIDEHLK, from the coding sequence ATGGAACCGCTGATCCCCATTAATATCATTGTAGCAGACAGGTCCTACAGAATAAAAATCAAGCCGGAAGAAGAAGAGGAAGTACGCCGTACAATGAAGGAAGTGAACGAAAAGATCATAGAATTCAAGACAGCGTATGCGGGCAAAGACTTACAGGATTACATCGCCATGGCGCTGATCATGTATGCTACCCACCCTGTCACCCATGGCGGAAAAGTGCAGGCTGGTCTGCAACCATTTTTGGAGGAGAAACTGCAACATCTGGAGACATTGATCGATGAGCACTTAAAATAG
- the rny gene encoding ribonuclease Y — protein sequence MESTLIVAITAVAALIIGILLGKVIFAKNTQIKIQEAEAQAAKIVEDGKVAAENEKKNRILEAKEKFLQLKSEHEKETLARNQKMADAENRIKQKEQSLTQKTDTITKQMQENEAIKENLTRQMELVAVKRTELEKHQEEHIRRLEKVAALTAEEARHQLIESLKEEARSQALSHIQEIIEDAKLKANKEAKKIIIQSIQRTAAEQTIENAITVFNLESDEIKGQIIGREGRNIRAIEAATGVDLIVDDTPEAIVLSSFDPLRREIARLSLQRLVQDGRIHPARIEEVVEKTKKQLEEQVMDIGERTVIELGIHGLHKELIRLVGKMRFRSSYGQNLLMHSKETANLCAVMAAELGLNPKLAKRAGLLHDIGKVPDEETELSHALLGAKLAEKYGEHAAVVNAIGAHHDEMEMQYVISPIVQACDAISGARPGARREIMQSYLQRIKDLENLALAHDGVEKAYAIQAGRELRVIVESEKVTDNDADRLSFEIANKIQNDMQYPGQIKVTVIREKRAVNVAR from the coding sequence ATGGAATCTACTTTAATCGTAGCAATAACAGCAGTAGCTGCGTTGATCATAGGAATACTGCTAGGCAAGGTTATATTTGCTAAAAACACACAGATAAAAATACAGGAAGCTGAGGCACAGGCTGCAAAGATCGTAGAAGATGGGAAAGTAGCCGCTGAAAACGAAAAAAAGAACAGAATCCTGGAAGCAAAGGAGAAATTCCTGCAGTTGAAAAGTGAGCATGAAAAAGAAACCCTTGCACGCAACCAGAAAATGGCAGATGCAGAAAACCGCATCAAACAGAAAGAACAGAGTCTGACACAAAAGACAGACACCATAACGAAACAGATGCAGGAGAACGAGGCGATCAAGGAAAACCTGACCCGCCAGATGGAGCTGGTAGCTGTAAAACGCACAGAACTCGAAAAACACCAGGAAGAACATATTCGCCGTCTTGAAAAAGTAGCGGCCCTTACAGCAGAAGAAGCACGTCACCAACTCATTGAAAGCCTGAAAGAAGAAGCACGTTCACAGGCCCTGTCTCACATCCAGGAGATCATCGAGGATGCTAAACTGAAAGCAAACAAGGAAGCTAAGAAAATCATTATACAATCCATCCAGCGTACTGCCGCTGAGCAAACCATCGAAAACGCTATTACCGTTTTCAACCTGGAAAGTGATGAAATCAAAGGCCAGATCATTGGCCGTGAAGGTCGTAACATCCGCGCTATCGAAGCAGCTACTGGTGTTGACCTGATCGTAGACGATACCCCTGAAGCTATTGTATTATCTTCTTTCGACCCATTACGTCGTGAAATCGCTCGTCTGTCTCTGCAAAGACTGGTACAGGATGGCCGTATTCACCCTGCACGTATCGAAGAAGTAGTAGAAAAAACCAAGAAACAACTGGAAGAACAGGTTATGGATATCGGTGAAAGAACCGTGATCGAACTGGGTATCCATGGTTTACATAAAGAACTGATCAGACTTGTAGGTAAGATGCGTTTCCGCTCTTCTTATGGTCAGAACCTGCTCATGCACTCCAAAGAAACTGCTAACCTCTGTGCAGTAATGGCAGCAGAACTGGGTCTGAACCCTAAACTGGCTAAACGTGCTGGTCTGCTCCACGATATTGGTAAAGTGCCTGATGAAGAAACAGAACTGAGCCACGCATTGCTGGGTGCTAAACTGGCTGAGAAATATGGTGAACATGCGGCGGTAGTAAATGCGATCGGTGCACACCACGATGAAATGGAAATGCAATACGTGATCTCTCCAATCGTTCAGGCTTGTGATGCCATCTCTGGTGCACGTCCTGGTGCACGTCGTGAGATCATGCAGAGCTACCTGCAGCGTATTAAGGATCTGGAAAACCTGGCCCTGGCACATGATGGTGTGGAAAAAGCATACGCTATCCAAGCCGGTCGTGAACTGCGTGTAATCGTTGAGAGTGAAAAAGTAACAGATAACGATGCAGATCGCCTGTCATTTGAAATAGCGAACAAGATTCAGAATGATATGCAGTATCCTGGACAAATTAAGGTGACTGTAATCAGGGAGAAACGTGCTGTTAATGTAGCGCGCTAA
- the pheT gene encoding phenylalanine--tRNA ligase subunit beta, translating to MTISYNWLCDYLPVKPTPEELSVILTRIGLEVESLEKFESVKGSLEGLVIGEVLTAVPHPNADKLKLTTVNIGAAEPLNVVCGAPNVAAGQKVVVAPIGATIYPSSGEPLTMKKAKIRGEESHGMICAEDEIGLGSSHAGILVLDPSLTPGTPAREIFKPFEDWVYEIGLTPNRMDAMSHLGVAKDVCAYLNNIANTLDNKAKIPTLAALPEAKERYDISVSIENTTACPRYAGITLTGVKVGPSPEWLTHRLQAIGIRSINNVVDITNFILHETGQPLHAFDADTIKGRKVIVKNLPQHTLFTTLDEKERKLDAADLVICNADSEPMALAGVFGGLHTGVTENTTNIFLESACFASASIRPTSFRHGLRTDAAARFEKGVDISGTVFVLQRAAALICELAGGQAASTIVDVYPQPKPAVEVETSWNYIQKLSGKAYPADKIERILLSLGFTFVSKTEERFRVAVPFSKPDISIPADIVEEVMRIDGLDNIDIPTQITITPSPAARPDKERIREKVANYLASNGFNEIFTNSITNSKYYTPEVLATTVRMINSLTEDLDIMRPSMLETGLESVAHNLNRRNDNLLFFEFGNTYAITGEHKYEETAHLSLYLTGQKVAESWLHKAEPVDFYFLKGYVQNVLQLLGIKGWQYKEGENNTWEIVVKNKSVVTLGAVDNTKLKQFDIKQAVWFADFNWLNLISLLQKTESFYKEIPKFPSVRRDLALILDKQVKYAAVEAAAKQVKSPLLQDLNLFDVFESEKLGTNKKSYAVSFTFQDAQKTLTDKEIDAVMEKLIKTFQTQLQAEIRK from the coding sequence ATGACTATTTCATACAATTGGCTGTGTGACTATTTGCCGGTGAAACCAACACCGGAGGAACTATCTGTGATCCTGACACGCATAGGTCTGGAAGTTGAAAGCCTGGAAAAATTCGAATCTGTAAAAGGCAGTCTGGAAGGACTCGTCATCGGCGAAGTACTCACCGCAGTACCACACCCTAATGCAGACAAACTGAAACTGACTACTGTCAATATTGGTGCAGCAGAGCCCCTCAACGTCGTTTGTGGTGCGCCCAACGTTGCTGCCGGACAAAAAGTAGTAGTAGCCCCTATCGGTGCCACCATCTACCCATCCTCCGGAGAACCGCTGACCATGAAAAAAGCAAAGATCCGTGGCGAAGAAAGCCATGGTATGATCTGTGCTGAAGACGAAATCGGCCTCGGTAGCAGTCATGCAGGCATCCTGGTGCTGGATCCTTCCCTTACCCCAGGTACCCCTGCCCGCGAAATATTCAAACCCTTCGAAGATTGGGTGTATGAAATCGGCCTCACCCCTAACCGCATGGATGCCATGAGTCATCTGGGCGTTGCCAAAGATGTGTGCGCTTACCTGAATAATATCGCTAATACGCTGGATAACAAAGCGAAAATCCCAACCCTGGCAGCATTGCCGGAGGCAAAAGAGCGCTACGATATCAGCGTGAGCATCGAAAATACCACTGCCTGCCCCCGTTATGCAGGTATCACCCTCACAGGTGTGAAAGTTGGCCCTTCTCCTGAATGGCTCACACATCGCCTGCAGGCTATCGGTATCCGCTCCATTAATAATGTAGTGGATATTACCAACTTCATCCTGCATGAAACGGGTCAGCCACTGCACGCCTTCGATGCTGATACCATCAAAGGCCGTAAAGTGATTGTCAAAAACCTGCCACAGCATACCCTTTTCACCACCCTCGATGAAAAGGAACGTAAACTGGACGCCGCTGACCTCGTCATCTGCAATGCAGATAGCGAACCTATGGCCCTGGCGGGTGTTTTCGGTGGCCTGCACACAGGTGTTACCGAAAACACTACTAATATCTTCCTCGAAAGCGCCTGCTTTGCTTCCGCCAGCATTCGTCCTACCTCTTTCCGCCATGGATTGCGCACAGACGCTGCTGCCCGTTTTGAAAAAGGTGTGGATATCTCAGGTACCGTATTCGTTTTACAACGTGCCGCGGCCCTGATCTGTGAACTGGCGGGTGGACAAGCCGCCTCTACTATTGTGGACGTTTATCCACAACCTAAACCAGCTGTGGAAGTGGAAACCTCCTGGAACTATATCCAGAAACTGAGCGGTAAAGCTTACCCTGCTGATAAAATCGAACGCATCCTCCTTAGTCTTGGATTCACATTCGTATCCAAAACTGAAGAACGCTTCCGCGTAGCAGTGCCTTTCAGCAAACCAGATATCAGCATCCCTGCAGATATCGTGGAAGAAGTAATGCGTATAGATGGTCTGGATAACATTGATATCCCTACACAGATAACCATCACCCCCTCTCCGGCTGCCCGTCCTGACAAGGAAAGGATCCGTGAAAAGGTGGCTAACTACCTGGCATCTAATGGTTTCAACGAGATCTTCACCAACTCCATCACGAACAGTAAGTACTATACCCCAGAGGTATTGGCAACGACCGTTCGCATGATCAACAGTCTGACTGAAGACCTCGACATTATGCGCCCTTCCATGCTGGAAACCGGCCTGGAAAGCGTAGCCCACAACCTGAACCGCAGAAACGATAACCTGCTGTTCTTCGAATTCGGTAATACCTACGCCATCACCGGCGAACATAAATATGAGGAAACAGCTCACCTGAGCCTCTACCTCACAGGTCAGAAAGTGGCAGAAAGCTGGCTGCACAAAGCAGAACCGGTTGACTTCTACTTCCTCAAAGGCTATGTGCAAAATGTATTGCAACTCCTGGGTATCAAAGGATGGCAATATAAAGAAGGCGAAAACAATACCTGGGAGATCGTGGTGAAAAACAAATCAGTGGTGACCCTCGGCGCTGTGGATAACACAAAACTGAAACAGTTCGACATCAAACAGGCCGTATGGTTTGCAGATTTCAACTGGCTGAATTTGATAAGCCTGTTGCAGAAAACGGAAAGCTTCTATAAAGAAATTCCGAAATTCCCTTCTGTACGCCGTGACCTGGCCCTGATCCTGGACAAACAGGTGAAATACGCAGCGGTAGAGGCAGCAGCAAAACAGGTGAAATCACCACTGCTGCAGGACCTGAACCTCTTCGACGTATTCGAAAGCGAAAAACTGGGTACAAACAAGAAGTCTTATGCAGTGAGCTTCACCTTCCAGGATGCACAGAAAACGCTGACAGACAAGGAGATCGATGCTGTTATGGAAAAGCTCATCAAAACCTTCCAGACACAACTGCAGGCTGAGATCAGAAAATAA
- the scpB gene encoding SMC-Scp complex subunit ScpB, whose protein sequence is MEISQIIPHVESLIFAADRPLPVLDITDLLNNALAFLEDRVTVDQVETAIEAIREKYSTEFYAFEVKESGGGFQFLTKKEYYQTVAQLNGDKFLKRLSTAALETLAIVAYKQPISKGEIEHIRGVSTDYSITKLLEKELIVISGRSETLPGKPLLYSTSKAFMDYFGLNSPNDLPKLKEVFEEDVQPTLIAGLENGNGAGDDAMILRVSENGELVEEEILLVIEDEVSGGQLELPLGQEDAVVEEDENEEDEVREDEVEEGEIEEGRAEEGEDVVAENEALSEEESTEEGDIVGEEEDDDFDDEEEDDDDEEDDEDDDDFEDEGDDFEGEDEENEDDDESNSK, encoded by the coding sequence ATGGAAATCTCACAGATCATACCTCATGTTGAATCACTGATATTCGCTGCTGACAGACCCCTGCCCGTGCTGGATATCACCGACTTGTTAAATAATGCGCTGGCTTTTCTGGAAGACAGGGTGACTGTTGACCAGGTGGAGACAGCCATTGAGGCTATACGGGAAAAGTATAGCACGGAGTTTTATGCGTTTGAAGTGAAGGAGAGTGGGGGTGGATTTCAATTCCTGACTAAGAAGGAATATTATCAAACGGTGGCGCAGCTGAATGGGGATAAGTTCCTGAAAAGGTTGTCTACAGCGGCGTTGGAAACGCTGGCGATTGTGGCGTATAAACAACCTATTTCTAAAGGAGAGATTGAGCATATTCGTGGGGTGAGTACGGATTACTCCATTACTAAATTGCTGGAGAAGGAGTTGATTGTGATTTCAGGGCGTAGTGAGACGCTGCCAGGGAAGCCGTTGTTGTATTCTACTTCTAAGGCGTTTATGGATTATTTTGGATTGAACTCACCGAATGACCTGCCGAAGTTGAAGGAAGTGTTTGAGGAGGATGTGCAGCCAACGCTGATAGCGGGATTGGAGAATGGGAATGGAGCTGGAGATGATGCGATGATATTGCGGGTGTCAGAGAATGGGGAGTTGGTAGAGGAGGAGATTTTGCTGGTGATTGAAGATGAGGTGAGTGGCGGGCAGCTGGAATTGCCTTTGGGGCAGGAAGATGCGGTAGTGGAGGAGGATGAAAATGAAGAAGATGAGGTTAGGGAAGATGAGGTTGAAGAAGGTGAGATTGAAGAAGGTAGGGCGGAAGAAGGTGAAGACGTTGTGGCGGAGAATGAAGCCTTGAGTGAAGAGGAAAGTACGGAGGAGGGAGATATAGTTGGTGAGGAAGAAGATGATGATTTTGATGATGAGGAAGAAGATGATGACGATGAAGAAGACGATGAGGATGATGATGACTTTGAAGATGAAGGGGATGATTTTGAAGGAGAAGATGAAGAAAATGAAGATGATGATGAATCTAATTCAAAATAA
- a CDS encoding purine-nucleoside phosphorylase, with product MHPLESKIEAAVKYLSSFNADKARVGIVLGTGLGQLVQHITVSRAISYYEIPHFPISTVESHKGQLIFGKIGDTPVVAMQGRFHFYEGYTMQQITFPIRVMKALGVEKLLLSNAAGGMRPAFKKGDMVLLDDHINLQPESPLRGLNSPVFGTRFPDMSMPYDEELGKMLKTAAHKVGYFLRTGVYAAVMGPNLETRAEYRFLRLIGADMVGMSTVPEVIVANQIKLPCAAVSVITDECDPDNLQPVSIEEIIEVAGKADKKLSEIFVEVVKQL from the coding sequence ATGCATCCCTTAGAATCAAAGATTGAAGCCGCGGTAAAATATCTTTCCTCGTTTAATGCAGATAAAGCACGTGTAGGTATCGTGTTAGGAACTGGTCTGGGGCAGTTAGTACAACACATTACGGTGAGCAGAGCCATTTCTTATTATGAAATCCCTCATTTTCCTATTTCCACGGTAGAATCACATAAGGGCCAGCTGATCTTTGGGAAAATCGGCGACACACCTGTTGTTGCGATGCAGGGGCGGTTTCATTTTTATGAAGGCTACACTATGCAGCAGATTACATTTCCGATTCGGGTAATGAAAGCTTTGGGAGTGGAAAAACTCTTACTAAGTAATGCCGCGGGTGGGATGCGACCGGCATTCAAAAAAGGAGATATGGTGTTGCTGGATGATCATATTAACCTGCAACCTGAGAGTCCATTGCGTGGCTTGAATTCACCGGTGTTTGGAACAAGATTTCCGGATATGAGTATGCCATATGATGAGGAATTAGGGAAGATGCTGAAAACGGCAGCACATAAAGTAGGGTATTTTTTAAGGACTGGCGTATATGCAGCGGTGATGGGGCCAAATCTGGAGACGAGAGCGGAGTATCGGTTTTTGCGCTTGATAGGAGCTGATATGGTGGGAATGAGTACGGTGCCGGAGGTGATAGTGGCGAACCAGATAAAATTGCCATGTGCAGCAGTGTCAGTGATAACGGATGAGTGCGATCCGGATAATTTACAGCCGGTAAGTATAGAGGAGATTATTGAGGTGGCAGGGAAAGCGGATAAGAAGCTGAGTGAGATTTTTGTGGAGGTGGTGAAGCAGCTGTAA
- a CDS encoding WG repeat-containing protein — protein MKRFFLLSLLLCPTIFGFAQQADSLVKFQKEEKYGFRDTAGHEIIPAQYESAGAFMHGAAAVQSKGKYGFVFANGKHSAYKYDSAWVKGKYFFVSKKKKQGLLDSTGKEWVAPIYDEVKPEKEGYARIKVGELYGMVNNKGKVILKPTYDMISGVSHHSVLVYNEEKCGRADLKTGKVIGGQYDKVGQFKDGLAWVQVDRKFGFINEKGDVVIPVVYDKVGNFNEGLAPVGVSGKFGFIDMTNKEVIAAKYDNAIIFQNGRGLIKLNGRVGYVDKEGNETWTDSVPEAGK, from the coding sequence ATGAAACGATTTTTCCTGCTCTCACTACTTCTATGTCCAACAATTTTTGGATTTGCGCAGCAAGCTGACTCCCTGGTTAAATTCCAGAAAGAGGAAAAATATGGCTTCCGGGATACTGCTGGTCATGAAATCATCCCCGCTCAATATGAGTCAGCTGGAGCATTCATGCATGGTGCAGCAGCTGTGCAATCAAAAGGGAAATACGGATTTGTGTTTGCCAATGGAAAACATTCTGCTTATAAATATGATTCTGCCTGGGTGAAGGGGAAGTACTTCTTCGTGAGTAAGAAAAAGAAGCAGGGGCTGTTGGATAGCACGGGTAAGGAATGGGTAGCTCCCATCTATGATGAGGTAAAACCGGAAAAGGAGGGATATGCGAGGATTAAAGTGGGAGAATTATATGGCATGGTGAATAATAAGGGGAAGGTGATTTTGAAACCAACTTATGATATGATCAGTGGGGTAAGTCATCATAGTGTACTCGTCTATAATGAGGAAAAGTGTGGCCGTGCAGATCTGAAAACAGGAAAAGTGATTGGGGGTCAATATGATAAGGTTGGACAATTTAAGGATGGGCTGGCATGGGTGCAGGTGGATCGTAAGTTTGGGTTTATCAATGAGAAGGGGGATGTGGTGATTCCTGTGGTGTATGACAAAGTAGGAAATTTTAATGAGGGCCTGGCTCCGGTGGGCGTGAGTGGGAAGTTTGGGTTTATTGATATGACAAATAAGGAGGTGATTGCGGCGAAGTATGATAATGCGATTATTTTTCAAAATGGGAGAGGCTTGATTAAGTTGAATGGTAGAGTGGGGTATGTGGATAAAGAGGGGAATGAGACCTGGACGGATTCAGTGCCGGAGGCGGGGAAATAA
- a CDS encoding DJ-1/PfpI family protein yields the protein MAQKNILFLTGDYAEDYETMVPFQMLLMVGHNVHAVCPDKSAGDKIITAIHDFEGDQTYSEKRGHNFVLNASFADAKPENYDALVIAGGRAPEYLRLNAKVIELVKHFAYADKPIAAICHGIQILTVADVVRGKTLTAYPAVGPEVTIAGGHYASVNVDEAVTDGNLVTAPAWPAHPQWIAAFLKVLGTEIKL from the coding sequence ATGGCTCAAAAAAACATCCTCTTCCTCACCGGAGACTATGCCGAAGATTACGAAACCATGGTACCTTTTCAGATGCTCCTCATGGTCGGTCATAACGTCCATGCTGTATGCCCTGATAAATCAGCAGGAGACAAAATCATCACTGCCATCCACGATTTTGAAGGGGACCAAACGTACAGCGAAAAACGTGGGCATAATTTTGTGCTGAATGCTTCGTTTGCGGATGCAAAACCAGAGAATTATGATGCATTAGTCATAGCAGGTGGCAGAGCCCCTGAGTATTTAAGACTGAATGCGAAAGTGATTGAACTGGTAAAACATTTTGCATATGCTGATAAGCCGATTGCTGCTATTTGTCATGGTATCCAGATTTTAACAGTGGCAGATGTGGTAAGAGGAAAGACACTGACTGCTTATCCGGCGGTGGGGCCGGAGGTGACAATAGCGGGAGGGCATTATGCTTCCGTGAATGTAGATGAGGCGGTGACGGATGGAAATTTGGTGACAGCGCCGGCATGGCCTGCGCATCCGCAGTGGATAGCGGCGTTTTTGAAGGTGTTGGGAACAGAGATTAAGTTGTAA
- a CDS encoding RagB/SusD family nutrient uptake outer membrane protein: MKKFLFLILIVVVSCNKMLDEDVVTNVTDDFYNTPGGFTTAVSSSYAALRNFYSTERGMTVSVFGTDTYTNGSDGDFKFANQYTSQLNPSYSHLREIWNGFYQAINVCNVVTTRADAIVSLDSVVKVSGLAQARFCRANYYFILLQLFGDVPLNLKENTTIEREAHRDPVAAIYAAVISDLQYAAAVLPASQTDWGRATKPAAEHLLARVYLTRASSASAVGTDYDSAAYYSTKVISQYGFQLLPDVGQVWAQGNEKNSETVFAVQYINDALYNSSDNNACRFFLMQYDVLAGMKRDLANGTPWKRYRPTKFLLDTLYKDRVNDCRYEKFFTRVWYCNTATDKLKVGDTSVYMPGVDVTDGEIAGKKYLYVPPRNYTEKLYPSLNKFADALRPDNQASGVRPFIAFRLAEDYLIAAEAYMKMGDNATAVGYMNKLRVRAAKVGMSDVETEAHREAMKIGESDLSIDFILDERGRELVGEQLQWFDLVRTGKLLERVRLHNPQGGTNIEEKHVLRPIPQDQIDRSSNEFRQNPGY, from the coding sequence ATGAAAAAGTTCTTATTCTTAATATTAATAGTGGTTGTATCGTGTAATAAGATGTTGGATGAGGATGTGGTGACGAATGTGACGGATGATTTTTATAATACGCCGGGAGGGTTTACGACGGCGGTGAGTAGTAGTTACGCAGCGTTGAGGAATTTTTATAGTACGGAGAGAGGGATGACGGTGAGTGTGTTTGGAACGGATACGTATACGAATGGGTCGGATGGGGATTTTAAGTTTGCGAACCAGTATACATCACAGTTGAATCCAAGTTATTCACATTTGCGGGAGATATGGAATGGGTTTTACCAGGCGATTAATGTGTGTAATGTAGTGACGACGAGAGCGGATGCGATAGTAAGTTTGGATTCAGTTGTGAAGGTGTCCGGGCTGGCGCAGGCTCGTTTTTGTCGGGCTAATTATTATTTTATTTTGTTGCAATTATTTGGGGATGTGCCTTTGAATTTGAAGGAGAATACGACAATAGAGAGGGAGGCACATCGTGATCCGGTGGCAGCGATTTATGCAGCGGTGATCAGTGATTTGCAATATGCGGCAGCGGTGTTGCCGGCATCGCAGACGGATTGGGGAAGGGCGACGAAGCCGGCGGCGGAGCATTTGCTGGCGAGGGTGTATTTAACCCGTGCATCTTCTGCTTCGGCGGTGGGTACGGATTATGATAGTGCAGCGTATTATTCAACGAAGGTGATATCGCAGTATGGGTTTCAGTTATTGCCGGATGTAGGGCAGGTGTGGGCGCAGGGGAATGAGAAGAATAGTGAGACGGTGTTTGCGGTGCAGTATATCAATGATGCCTTGTATAATTCATCGGATAATAATGCGTGCAGGTTCTTTTTGATGCAGTATGATGTATTGGCGGGGATGAAGAGGGACCTGGCAAATGGTACACCGTGGAAACGTTATCGGCCTACAAAGTTTTTGTTGGATACCTTATATAAGGACAGGGTGAATGATTGTCGTTATGAGAAGTTTTTTACGAGGGTTTGGTATTGTAATACGGCAACGGATAAGTTGAAGGTGGGTGATACTTCGGTGTATATGCCTGGGGTGGATGTAACGGATGGGGAGATAGCGGGTAAGAAGTATTTGTATGTGCCGCCCCGGAATTATACGGAGAAATTGTATCCTTCATTGAATAAGTTTGCGGATGCGTTGCGGCCGGATAATCAGGCTTCGGGGGTGAGGCCGTTTATAGCGTTTAGGTTGGCGGAGGATTATTTGATAGCGGCGGAGGCGTATATGAAGATGGGCGATAATGCGACAGCGGTGGGGTATATGAATAAGTTGCGGGTTCGTGCGGCGAAGGTGGGGATGAGTGATGTGGAGACGGAGGCGCATAGGGAGGCAATGAAGATTGGGGAATCGGATTTGAGTATTGATTTTATATTGGATGAGCGGGGGAGAGAGTTGGTAGGGGAGCAGCTGCAGTGGTTTGATTTGGTGAGGACGGGGAAGTTGTTGGAGCGGGTGAGGTTGCATAATCCGCAGGGGGGAACGAATATAGAGGAGAAGCATGTGTTGCGGCCGATTCCGCAGGATCAGATTGATAGGAGTAGTAATGAGTTTAGGCAGAATCCGGGGTATTGA